In Helianthus annuus cultivar XRQ/B chromosome 8, HanXRQr2.0-SUNRISE, whole genome shotgun sequence, a single genomic region encodes these proteins:
- the LOC110943241 gene encoding uncharacterized protein LOC110943241 produces MSLNQLSPIAQAELETGTTTRPPKLKGAEDFSTLKTRIQSFFEYTDYNLWLSVTAGPNIPTVVRGDAVVANNDATTFTDEDKALIQRDRRAHAALTMGNEELIESKRDMVQKQYDMFCGVRGECLSDHISRFLNMMTKMKKAGNPVTNRAAINKLLDSLPKEWSLQCMMIKKDFLNNPNPVTLSDLINTLRAFEMDVNKREMNTAGYPPKSTQTTAGLKNVAFLASGGITPQASDLIYANASASASKAPQLVEKTITVDTQALKVSTENVALFNTFLSSYEALMSGELKKEMFTAEDMYQVDPGHGGNGSEMANGHDHLERDCPLLKEGNSETTPAVKQITVEENKNNVSPSTPKALVVEDYDWSEEITEAKEQVNKALMAKISSESSSRQFEKQTAGILKGDNTADKGLKSILTSVEPENEKKCGEAEEHVSKEASDQKKVACESPVFVPELKMNSFGKFLTEEIPEFIPSRTGVTDSEKSVTKDHGNEDSSITASEDEQGSESSSEDQTASDGSLEFPSDETQQSSSEDQPTNDESFECSSSKTIEDQDSESSNKDQSYNESSYEASEEQSSSEDNMSESSFDSDSDEEYSEDESRNKLQKWLRMLMEYIWHVDSGCSRHMTGLKELLKNFRFIDGDFVSFAGDEKGGKIVGVGDVVSEALTLENVNYVPELC; encoded by the exons ATGTCGTTGAATCAACTAAGTCCAATTGCTCAAGCGGAACTTGAGACTGGAACCACTACTCGGCCACCAAAGTTGAAAGGGGCTGAAGACTTTAGCACATTGAAGACTCGCATTCAatcgttcttcgagtacacggaCTACAATCTGTGGCTCTCTGTCACCGCTGGACCCAACATTCCAACGGTTGTTCGAGGAGATGCGGTAGTTGCCAACAATGATGCAACTACCTTTACTGATGAAGACAAGGCTCTAATCCAACGTGATCGTCGTGCTCATGCTGCCTTAACCATG ggaaatgaagagttgatcgaaagCAAGAGAGATATGGTGCAGAAACAATATGACATGTTTTGTGGAGTTCGTGGAGAATGTCTTTCCGATCACATCAGTCGCTTTCTGaatatgatgaccaaaatgaagaaggcGGGAAATCCTGTCACAAATCGTGCTGCAATAAATAAGCTGCTAGATTCACTTCCCAAGGAATGGAGCCTACAatgcatgatgatcaagaaggatttCCTCAACAATCCAAATCCTGTCACTCTGTCCGACCTGATCAACACCCTAAGAGCCTTTGAAATGGATGTCAACAAAAGAGAGATGAACACTGCTGGTTACCCACCAAAGTCAACTCAAACCACTGCTGGTTTAAAAAATGTAGCATTTCTTGCTTCAGGGGGCATCACTCCACAAGCTTCTGACTTAATCTACGCCAACGCTTCCGCAAGTGCATCGAAAGCTCCACAACTTGTTGAGAAGACTATCACTGTTGACACTCAAGCGTTGAAAGTGTCCACTGAAAACGTGGCACTTTTCAACACATTTCTGAGCAGCTATGAAGCCCTGATGTCTGGAGAACTAAAGAAGGAGATGTTCACTGCTGAAGACATGTATCAAGTTGATCCAGGACATGGAGgaaatggatctgaaatggcaaatggccatgatcacCTTGAG cgtgattgtcctCTGTTGAAAGAAGGAAACAGTGAAACCACTCCTGCTGTAAAGCAAATCACAGTTGAAGAGAACAAGAATAATGTGTCTCCTAGCACGCCAAAAGCTTTAGTCGTCGAAGactatgattggagtgaagaaaTTACTGAAGCAAAGGAGCAAGTCAACAAAGCTCTGATGGCCAAGATCTCAAGTGAATCCTCATCAAGGCAGTTTGAAAAGCAGACAGCCGGAATTCTAAAAGGAGACAATACTGCTGACAAAGGTTTGAAAAGCATTCTGACTTCAGTGGAGCCTGAGAATGAAAAGAAGTGTGGAGAAGCAGAGGAGCATGTTTCGAAAGAGGCATCCGATCAAAAGAAAG TTGCttgtgaatctcctgtatttgtgccagaGTTGAAAATGAATAGTTTTGGAAAATTCCTCACAGAGGAAATTCCCGAATTTATTCCTTCTAGAACAGGTGTGACAGATTCAGAAAAGAGTGTCACTAAAGATCATGGCAATGAAGACTCAAGCATCACTGCCTCAGAAGACGAGCAAGGATCAGAAAGTTCAAGTGAAGATCAAACAGCAAGTGATGGAAGTCTAGAATTCCCTAGTGATGAAACGCAGCAATCCTCAAGTGAAGATCAACCCACCAATGATGAAAGCTTCGAATGTTCAAGTTCTAAAACCATTGAAGACCAAGACTCAGAAAGTTCAAACAAAGATCAAAGCTACAATGAGTCAAGTTACGAAGCAAGTGAAGAGCAAAGCTCAAGCGAGGACAACATGTCTGAAAGCTCATTCGATTCAGACAGTGATGAAGAATACTCAGAAGATGAAAGCaga AATAAACTCCAGAAATGGCTTCGTATGCTCATGGAATACATCTGGCATGTGGACAGCGGATGTTCGAGACACATGACTGGATTGAAGGAACTTCTGAAGAACTTTCGCTTCATCGATGGTGATTTCGTATCTTTCGCTGGAGACGAGAAAGGAGGAAAAATTGTTGGAGTAGGAGATGTGGTGTCTGAAGCCCTCACCCTGGAGAATGTCAACTATGTTCCGGAGCTGTGCTAG